A single genomic interval of Asinibacterium sp. OR53 harbors:
- a CDS encoding response regulator transcription factor: MKILVAEDEPMLLKTIELKLKKEGYDVIATGDGRDAIARIEKDDPDLVISDIMMPYASGLEVVSLVKQPGRKTIPIIILSAMEQEKVVMEAFELGADDYITKPFSLNELSIRVKRLVGKTASK; the protein is encoded by the coding sequence ATGAAAATCTTGGTTGCAGAAGATGAACCAATGCTATTGAAAACAATTGAGTTGAAACTCAAGAAGGAAGGTTACGATGTAATTGCTACAGGGGATGGCCGTGATGCCATCGCAAGAATTGAAAAAGACGACCCCGATCTTGTCATCAGCGATATTATGATGCCCTACGCATCCGGATTGGAAGTTGTTTCATTAGTAAAACAACCGGGCCGCAAAACGATTCCCATTATTATTCTTTCAGCCATGGAACAGGAAAAAGTGGTCATGGAAGCATTTGAGCTGGGTGCTGATGATTATATTACCAAACCTTTCAGCCTGAATGAGCTATCGATACGGGTAAAACGGCTGGTAGGCAAAACAGCAAGTAAGTAA
- a CDS encoding YaiO family outer membrane beta-barrel protein codes for MVSVKKHCLIFPLVCLLLSVTVYSQDTSSSDALLHLAKKAAFEEKDYGKAKAFLYRALEKSPDYADVGIFLGRIYSWTKNYDSAGICFDRVLTKDPAYEDASVAYADLEYWNKHDEKALHITETGLTHHPQSKDLLLRKVKILASMKKYAPANDALSQLLKIDKNNSEARAMYTRINEEVSKNRISINYDYTSFDKQFADPWHMISFDYGRTTPIGLVIGRVSYANRFKQNGTQFELEAYPHISKKFYCYVNAGYSNDVGVFPQWRGGFSLYANLPKSYEGELGVRYLQFSGPASWIYTAYLGKYYKSWLFGARTYIIPGINTSTVSASYNGMARYYYGSADDWMGIALGYGISPDDRSNAIQLDNPVKLTSYKLGLSYRKKVARMNVLSLDANWFNQEYLPQTKGNQYEISIGWLHRF; via the coding sequence ATGGTATCCGTTAAAAAGCACTGCCTGATATTTCCCCTGGTTTGTCTGCTGTTGAGCGTTACTGTGTATTCGCAGGATACCAGTTCTTCCGATGCATTGCTCCACCTGGCTAAAAAAGCGGCTTTCGAGGAAAAAGATTATGGCAAAGCAAAAGCCTTCCTGTACAGGGCATTGGAAAAAAGTCCGGATTATGCCGATGTGGGCATATTCCTCGGCAGGATCTACAGCTGGACAAAAAATTACGATAGTGCAGGTATCTGTTTCGACAGGGTACTGACCAAAGATCCTGCTTATGAAGATGCATCGGTTGCTTATGCCGACCTCGAATACTGGAACAAGCACGATGAAAAAGCACTTCATATCACTGAAACAGGGCTCACACATCATCCCCAATCCAAAGACCTGCTGTTGCGGAAAGTAAAGATCCTGGCTTCCATGAAAAAATATGCGCCGGCTAATGATGCTTTGAGCCAGTTGCTGAAAATAGACAAAAATAACAGCGAAGCCAGGGCCATGTACACAAGGATCAATGAAGAGGTTTCGAAAAACAGGATCAGTATCAATTACGATTATACTTCATTCGACAAGCAGTTCGCTGATCCCTGGCATATGATAAGTTTCGATTATGGCCGCACTACACCAATCGGGTTGGTCATTGGGCGTGTGAGTTATGCCAACCGCTTCAAACAAAATGGCACACAGTTCGAACTGGAAGCCTATCCGCATATTTCAAAAAAATTTTATTGCTATGTGAATGCAGGTTATTCCAATGATGTAGGCGTTTTTCCGCAGTGGCGCGGGGGATTTTCTTTGTATGCCAACCTGCCCAAAAGCTATGAAGGAGAGCTGGGTGTACGTTACCTGCAATTCAGCGGGCCAGCTTCCTGGATATACACTGCTTATCTCGGTAAATATTATAAAAGCTGGCTGTTCGGCGCCCGAACTTATATCATACCTGGCATCAATACATCAACGGTTTCGGCATCTTATAACGGAATGGCGCGGTATTATTATGGAAGTGCCGATGATTGGATGGGTATCGCATTGGGATATGGCATTTCGCCCGACGACCGTTCGAATGCCATACAGCTGGATAATCCTGTAAAACTGACTTCTTACAAACTAGGTCTTTCGTATAGAAAGAAGGTCGCCAGGATGAATGTACTCAGTCTCGACGCCAATTGGTTTAACCAGGAATACCTGCCGCAAACCAAAGGCAACCAATATGAAATCAGCATCGGATGGCTGCATCGTTTTTGA
- a CDS encoding glycosyltransferase, translating into MWKIIGNIIFYTLTYGIFLYSFLLFFSYLFIGWFSIIETKRYMRKNSFTDFRVLASSVHAPSVTIIAPAYNEGKTIVENVRSLLSIFYVNLEVIVVNDGSKDDCLQKMIDAYELEKVDFFVDYKIATKEVRGIYKSRNSVYHKLIVVDKVNGGKADALNVGINISSNNYLVCIDVDCILEQDALLKMVKPFLEQTAEERVIASGGVIRIANACEIEDGRLVKVRLTNEYLPRMQILEYIRAFILGRMAWSRLNGLMLISGAFGAFDKEIAIKAGGYNHNTVGEDMELVVRMRRYMEERDLKYRVTYIPDPLCWTEAPASFNILSRQRNRWTRGTIETLKFHKVMFFNPRYHLLGMLSYPYWFLFEMCAPGIEFMGFVVFLVLALLGILDWSFFLSYLLFIICFGYLYSAFAILMEVRTFNQYKRRTDIMKLLLTAATEPFYFHPFVVVSAVRGYIDYARKKKSWGEMTRQGFAQKKQHQG; encoded by the coding sequence ATGTGGAAGATCATAGGAAATATCATTTTCTATACACTCACTTACGGGATATTTCTGTATTCTTTCCTTTTGTTTTTTTCTTACCTCTTTATAGGTTGGTTTTCCATCATCGAGACCAAGCGCTATATGCGCAAGAACAGTTTCACCGACTTCCGTGTATTGGCTTCTTCCGTACACGCGCCCTCTGTGACCATCATTGCCCCGGCTTATAATGAAGGCAAGACCATCGTGGAAAATGTACGCTCGTTGTTATCTATCTTCTATGTAAACCTCGAAGTGATTGTTGTGAACGATGGCAGTAAAGACGATTGCCTGCAAAAAATGATCGATGCTTACGAGCTGGAGAAGGTGGACTTCTTTGTCGATTATAAGATTGCTACCAAAGAAGTGCGGGGCATTTATAAAAGCCGCAACAGTGTGTACCATAAACTGATCGTAGTAGATAAAGTGAATGGCGGGAAAGCCGATGCGCTGAATGTAGGGATCAATATCTCTTCCAATAATTACCTGGTTTGCATTGATGTGGATTGCATCCTGGAGCAGGATGCGCTGCTGAAGATGGTGAAGCCATTCCTGGAGCAAACAGCAGAGGAAAGGGTTATTGCATCAGGTGGTGTGATACGCATTGCCAATGCTTGTGAAATTGAAGATGGCAGGCTGGTGAAAGTGCGGCTCACCAATGAATACCTGCCCCGCATGCAGATATTGGAATATATCCGTGCGTTTATCCTGGGCCGTATGGCCTGGAGCCGGTTGAACGGTCTTATGCTGATATCCGGTGCGTTCGGTGCGTTCGACAAAGAGATCGCCATCAAAGCGGGAGGCTACAACCATAACACGGTTGGAGAAGACATGGAGTTGGTAGTAAGGATGCGCCGTTACATGGAAGAGCGGGATTTGAAATACCGTGTAACCTATATACCCGATCCGCTCTGCTGGACCGAAGCACCTGCCTCCTTCAATATATTAAGCCGTCAGCGTAACCGCTGGACGCGGGGAACCATTGAGACCCTGAAGTTTCACAAGGTGATGTTTTTCAACCCCCGCTATCACCTGCTGGGAATGCTCAGTTATCCGTATTGGTTCCTTTTTGAAATGTGTGCTCCCGGTATTGAATTCATGGGTTTTGTCGTCTTCCTCGTTCTTGCTCTTCTTGGCATACTCGATTGGTCTTTCTTCTTGTCTTATCTTCTTTTCATTATCTGCTTCGGTTATCTCTATTCCGCCTTTGCTATTTTAATGGAAGTAAGAACCTTCAATCAATACAAACGACGAACGGATATTATGAAGCTGTTGCTTACTGCCGCAACAGAGCCCTTCTATTTTCATCCCTTTGTGGTGGTCAGTGCCGTACGCGGATACATTGATTATGCCAGAAAGAAAAAAAGCTGGGGCGAAATGACCCGGCAGGGCTTTGCGCAGAAAAAGCAACATCAGGGATGA
- a CDS encoding HEAT repeat domain-containing protein, which translates to MRMLKEFFHFLNPFSLLIGALILFVGITGVIIAIYWFLYIKKKRFLLKKKVMRHLEAWISNLILEESFDDVQLPKKLYRILENKAARQITIDELIACRKNFSGAVGENIVLLYQQLGLKPDSVEKIKCIEREHIQAKGIQELYLMDQRDYLPYIYKNTNNRQPLVRMEAQTGIIHMAGFAGLRFLNVISYPLTEWQQIKLLEQLKLVSKKDDLSGKIPKWLLSKNDSVIIFALKLADELQQLAVRENVVPCLQHPNRLVRGQAIKTLVRLSDEHTAAVFINAYHQQETTEKIAILEALRNLASDMHYNFLYRLFEDPDNIIKLHAAIVLVSNCTDGLKALESRAIRQPEPFQRILNHVKTI; encoded by the coding sequence ATGAGAATGCTGAAAGAATTTTTCCATTTCCTAAACCCCTTCAGTCTGTTAATTGGGGCTTTGATTCTTTTCGTTGGCATTACCGGCGTTATCATTGCCATTTACTGGTTTCTTTACATCAAAAAAAAACGGTTCCTCCTGAAAAAAAAGGTCATGCGGCACCTCGAAGCCTGGATCAGCAATCTCATCCTCGAAGAGTCTTTCGACGATGTACAGCTTCCCAAAAAGTTGTATCGTATACTGGAAAACAAGGCCGCCAGGCAAATTACCATTGATGAGCTTATTGCCTGCCGCAAGAATTTTTCGGGGGCAGTAGGTGAAAACATTGTACTGCTGTACCAGCAATTGGGATTGAAGCCCGACTCTGTTGAAAAGATCAAATGCATTGAGCGAGAGCATATCCAGGCAAAAGGTATCCAGGAATTGTATTTGATGGACCAGCGCGATTACCTGCCTTATATTTATAAGAACACCAATAACCGGCAACCGCTCGTGCGGATGGAAGCGCAAACGGGTATCATTCACATGGCGGGTTTTGCCGGGCTCCGCTTTCTCAATGTTATTTCTTACCCGCTTACCGAATGGCAACAGATCAAATTGCTGGAACAGCTGAAGCTGGTTTCAAAAAAAGACGATCTCTCCGGTAAGATACCCAAATGGCTGCTTTCCAAAAACGATTCCGTGATCATATTCGCACTGAAACTGGCCGATGAATTGCAGCAGCTGGCCGTTCGCGAAAATGTTGTCCCCTGCCTGCAACACCCTAACCGGCTGGTTCGCGGGCAAGCCATCAAAACACTGGTAAGGTTATCGGATGAGCACACGGCAGCTGTTTTCATCAATGCTTATCACCAGCAGGAGACCACAGAAAAAATAGCCATCCTCGAAGCCCTTCGCAACCTGGCTTCCGACATGCATTACAATTTCCTGTACAGGTTATTTGAAGACCCGGACAACATCATTAAACTTCATGCTGCCATTGTGCTGGTATCTAACTGTACTGACGGACTCAAAGCGCTGGAAAGTAGGGCCATCAGGCAGCCGGAGCCCTTTCAAAGAATATTGAACCATGTAAAAACGATCTGA